gtgggtGCTTTTGTAATGATTGCTCGGAATGATTCCAATCGAGTTATCAGGCATGcaattttgtctgtacatggacaggcagagagaagctagggtcatacactgaaaaggatcgaTATTACCGATCCTGAGcacttcctctctaaatttcatgcacgCTGTTCTCAAAAAAACCATGTCGTTTCTACAGTAGAAagccatttcttgtctaaagttgaaggtaccGCTTTTAATCGATTCGTACCATGACAGAAATTCCTCTCTTTCCTGACTCATCATGTATTGAATGCCGTAATATTTAGGCTCGGGGTACGGTctgatgtaattttgattttcaacggtgttaaagaaatggggaaagtatcctttttgagcctggaatctCAGGGCCTTGGGCATCTCATTCAATTTCATGGGTAAGAAGCTCAACGAGTCGATAAATCTCAAttcataatcttcttctataaaacaAATTAGTTTACAACCCTGAGCTGTAACCGTTGGAGTTTGCCCACTCTTGACGAGATATTTCAGTAGGAAATAGccgtcataccccttagaattaTGAGCTATGAACGTGTACGTGTATTTCGGACATCGATACCTGTGGAAGAACTCTGCGACACAGTCCTCCCCGGCCCAACTCCACGATTgaccgttccaatgcatgcagtggatgtaattggggacATGGATGCCGTCATCTTGATGGCACTCAAAATCATAGAACATGTACTTTTCCTGGAGTGGTCTTAGCGGtaaactttgaataaaacactgatgaatTTTATCCGATTTTTTCAGGACCATTTTACAAACGCGACAGTGTTTGGttcgacacttgtgaggttttgaatTGTCTTTCGAGGTGTATCTCAGTTTGCAGAGGGGGCAGACTTTATGGACGTCGCAGATACTTTCAGACCTGCGCGTCTTTTCATTCCATTTGTGCGTTTTATGGATTTCGAAGCAAAGCCTTGATCGTCAGAAATGCTGGCAGTCGGAACATCGGAAAGCCTCTCCGTCAACCCAGCgacagtctgtagataaacagacgtcACAGTATTGCTCACAACGATGTCGTGAAGGGTTAGAATACCCCGTGTACCAAAATTCGCAGATGTAGTCAAATCCCAGaaagccttttagattcaaaataccgtaataatgctcGTGATGCAAAAACAGGAAagccttctttgtatctctggCCCCTGacacttcaaattttaatagtgtGCTAGTGCTCGGTTCACAGTACCAGATGATAATTTTAATTACCATTAAactctcaaacttttcaatatctGAAAACGTTATTTTCTGATCCATTGATAATCCATCCCTGACGTGCAATCGAtgagcctcttgttcacacaatttctgattgtttctgaatctagcatttaatacagccagcaaacaTCTGGCAAAACAACACTGATCATTCTGGTTGAAGGAGATCCATAGGtgtttccgtttcttttgaaCGATTACATCGTTGAAAATGTATGGGCTTTACGTCTAGGACCACCCCCACCAGATGGAACCCTTACTACCTGAACGATTAGCGTCagactggaatcggctaaaatagtagcgtgattatggagaagtaattcaatttgattaaaaaaatcctCCACAGAAAGCATACCCGCAGGGgttagggaaaaaacactgggATTGAGTGATTCAGCCTGTAATTCTAACTGCACTAGATCCCTAGGATCCAAAGTGctcgtaaaactgtctaatatttgttGAACGGTCTCATGTATATGATTATAAACCTCAGCGAATGAATCGAGTGTGTaggcctcagaaaaattgaaacggtgtctaatctcgatattgttaaattttggacgctcCGTTATAGAAGTGGACAGCTGCGGGTCTGGAGAGGAAGGATTGTCCGTATGCGAAGTACAGGGCTGCGGGGTGTTTACTGACGGGTGTGGAAAGGAAGGATTGTCCGTATGCGAAGTAGAGGGCTGTGGAGAGCCGAGACTCGAGATTACCCTGGACGGCTTAGTCACTCCGGAGCCTGTCTGAGGATTTGAATAATCCGACCCTGTTAAAGCGTCAGCAGGCGTGTGCTGATGcgaggtagatggctgtggagagtcTGATTCGGAAGTATCTGACCCTGTTAAAGCGTCAGCAGGCGCGTGTTGATGCGAGGTAGAGGGGTGTGGAGAGTCTGCTTTGGAAGTATCCGACCCTGTTAAATCATCAGCAGGCGAGTGCTGCTGCGAGGTAGAAGGTTGTATTAACGCTTCGCTGACAGGGTGATGTCGAAGCGGGAAATTACTTGCCCCAGAGGTACCTGAAGTAGAAGGTTGTGGGCTTTTTACATTCGGATCTAGGTTCTTAGGTTGTTGGGCCAGACCTGAAGACGTTCCGGcctcagaagaggtattcttcaaaagctccagcagagcgttaactacggctatttcatcagaatttagaacctggagcgCATTATTGATGAGAtcaaaattgtcgatcggatgGGTCACAGGATGTGGTGACTGAACAATTTGAGGAGATGGCGGAGGGGTGGTAATTTTAGGGGGCTTTATGGAATATTCTaagttatcagacatctcttttaatggtctcaggttttcactggatggtcttttcctacctttacACCCTTCAGGATGTTCACAGTCGCTGCCACTACCGTCACTACCGTCACTGCTTCCGCTAGAActgttttcaggcatgacctaaatttaatcaaaggctacaattatgaacacagaatataatacgcaattatgaacacagaatataatatcaattatgaacacagaatataatattttgcaaaaaatattattttcataaaaaataatataaagcggCTCCTTTATTTACGGGTTAGATGGATGTAAAAGGCATTCATATGCATCAAGTCTAAACACATTTCGGATGTGGAGTTGTACACAGGAGCCTCCAATTCTACAAAGTCCACCAGTAATTGGCGAAGTCACGCTGTCAGCCGCTCCAGTCTTTGTCGATATCTCCGTTGGTATTCAGGATGGAGGGAATAACGGTTTATAGGCCGATATCCATGTTCAGAGTGAAGCGACGCCGACAAAGGCGAACACCTGTTAGAAAAAGAGGGCGCTGGAGAATACTGAACACAATTCTCAGAGTGCGCCGGAGAATACTGGACACAGATCTCAGGGAGAGGAGGGGTTTGTAGATTTTGCCAGTTACGATACAGGTTTAGATTTTCTGAACCGTCCAGCACTTGCGTTAAAATACTCGGGGACTGTGGTCTGTAAATACAACGTATGAACTCCTTTTTAGTACAAGGCATCATTTCACATTTGTATGCTGTCGATGAACTGAAATGACACTTACTGCGATTGTTCAACCCTGAGGAAGCCCTTTGAGAAACTTATTCACTGTGTAAAGGACTAgcttctaaaaacaaaaacaaaaagtcctaAGCTTCCAAGGTTTGCCTCGGTTCATTAAAAAACACGCATGCTTTCTCTTTAAATCAATCCATCCACACATGCAACCACAGCTCATGCGTTATCACCCTGCAGACTCTATTCTGCTAGATGCTTGTCcatataaaaaattctattttacgtTAGCTAAACAGAATCTCAAAATAAATAGGTTATTTTGTTACTACCTGAAACCTCAATCCCTACACCAAGATACAAACTTTATCAAAACAGACACCCTAGTTCTTAAATCTATTCATTTACACATGAACAATACACTGGAGACGTTTACAAGTCGCCCGGACTTTGGACACAAGTGTATGCCCTAGGTCGCGCACACACGCACAATGCGCGTGCCCAAATGCACGCACACACGCATGAGTGCTCTGAAGCTCCTTGAGCTTCAAATGCTTTGCAaacctaaagcatttttaaaaaaagggtcttACCTGAATCCGTATAATAAATCGGAGACTCTACGGGGatataaaagtattaaaaaaaggattcaaacctccattttaaaaacatactcaTTTAACGCTTATAAGAATCATGAAAGGGACTTACCTTGATTCAGAGACAGCCCGGTTTCTGCAGGGATTCCTGTATGAacgataattatttttcatttagttctaGTCGTTAAAAGTAGAAATCATTAAGAAGTTCGTCAAAACGCACAGAGGGCGAATGGAGATATGGGTTTGGTTATGGACGCCTCTCTTTTTATTGAGAAAAGAGctgtattttggaagtgctttatgttaatgtttaccaatcatttgaaccggaaTATATTTTAATGGGGATGAAAAAAGGTTTAAGACCAATTTTAAGGCATCTCTCTTTATAGAGATGTATTTTGGATGTGCTTTATGATACCAGCTGTTTaccaatcatttgaaccggacactttggaatgtctcctaaaaaacatcctttgttttacaagctgcattccacaaggtaaggcaatttttcaCATCGGACGCAGACTGTTGTCTAGGTGCTGTGAATCGCACCCCATCCTTTCCTCCCTACTCAGCCATCTCTGGGCTGTGAAGCGCACCCCCCACCACTTTACCTTCAGGCGAACGCCGCATGTATTGGAAAAAGGTCCTCcgtattcgtggcttgccaaagTGTCTTTACTTTTTTTCCCAGAACGATGGCATATTGAAGGCGATCTAACTTTTAGACCTATAaatgtctaaaaaataaaatctaagtttggggaaatactttttatacaccgaggatagcttttttaaaaataagccatttaaaaagggtgctgttgcctattatttaactgtgtgatttttacaaggcttatatcaaaatatatttaaatggggatggaaaaaaaaagattttagaccaattttaaagTATCTCTCTTTATAGAGctgtattttggaagtgctttatggtAGAAGctgtttgccaatcatttgaaccggaatatatttaaatggggatgaaaaaaggttttagaccaattttaaagcatctttCTTTATAGAGATGTATTTTGGATGTGCTTTGTGATACCAGCTGTTTaccaatcatttgaaccggacaCAAGCAACGCTTGTTGCACCGCGTCTTTGGAATGTCTCctaaaaacatcctttgttttacaagctgcattccacaaggtaaggcaatttttcaCATCGGACGCAGACTGTTGCCTAGGTGCTGTGAATTGCTCCCCTACTTTCCACCCTATCCGGTCACACAAACACCTGCTATCTCTGGGCTGTGAAGCACATTTCTGTATCCCCGGAGGTCTGATCTGTTTAAGGCTATGGCTTTAAGATTCAAGGGACAAATGCCAGCATGGTTTCGAATCGTGCTTCTGGTAAATATTTGTGCTCCTTTCACTCTGGGATTATCTGAATACAATTCTAACTTTTAGAAATCTATTCGCCATGCTTTCGCGATCTGTTTCCTTAGGGGcaactgattatttaaaatgggaggtaatggatggaacagggctttttttaaagatatacaaaatatacatctgAGGCTCAAACGTTCTTTAAAAGGTCCctgttgcctattatttaactttgcaggtgatttttaaatcctttaacctTAAAAGTTACACACGTAACTTGTTCTCCCGAACTGATTAGCTGCGCGAACATGCGAGCTTAATGCGCGCTGCCGTTCCGGGTTAGGGTGGGGGGTTGACAAGCATGTGCTCGCAGAACACAGCAAGGGGGTTGGGGGGTGTTTCTGTCAGCAGAGCTCTGGCCTCATACAGTTTGCAGCTATAGACCTCGCAGGGCCGTGCAGGGGGGCTGTCcggctctctctgtctacacagagccTGTCAGTTTTGAGAGAGAGCAAGGACTGCTAAAAAgccgggctgcttgatttctttctgtgaGGTGGGAAGCTTGAATCACCACTAAGGATGTTTTTTTACTGCAaaatctgtctgtgagatggaaaaaagcagtttgaagcaaagatgagatgttttaattgcGGGTTCATcataaaatcgtagatagaacaaaatgcttcgctttttataccggccttttcagaactggcagggacgtgtgggggactgggaagtgtAGACAGAGAGCCGGCAACTCGTCTTTCGACCTTGACTGCATGTACGCTTGGAGCTTCGACCCAGTGGCATCTCGGGAGTGCACgcagaggctgtctcagctcTCAGCTCTCACGTGTCAACTGTGtagagcagtgcttctcaaatagtggggcgcgtttgacctcggggaacatgcttttttatttttctattttgatttttttactgtTCTAGAATAAAGTGCAATACCACTCCACTACATTAAGGGGCAGTGGCTCATTGGCAGAGTGTAGGGAGCATTCGCTCGGTGGTGTAGGGGTTTTGTTTGCACTGAGCATGCGCGCTTTGCACACAGTACAAAGTATGAGTATGAAGTGTAGACACGAAGTGTAGCAGACCCTCAAGTGACATCATGAAAAAATTTTTAACAGGGATGAGAAGACAGgcggagaaagaagaagataaagagaCAAACGAAAAGTCTCCCGAAAGCTAAGACGAGGAAATATGACGAAGCGTATGTAGCACTTGGCTTCACTGTGACTACGGTGGGAGACGAGGAAAGACCGGTGTGCTTACTGTGTCTAAAAATGTTGGCAGCGGACAGCATGAAGCCAAATAAATTAAGGCGTCACTTAAAGACATTACACCCTAATCACGCTGATAAGCCGCTTGAGTTTTTTCAGCGAAAACGTGTTGAATATTGCTCAGCAATCATCCCGCTTTCTGACTGCTACTTCAGTAAACCAGCGAGTGTTGTTGGCATCATATAAGGTGGCATACCAAATTGCTCAGCACAAAAAACCCCACACCATAGCAGAAGAGCTGATACTGCCTGCAGTATTAGACATGGTCTCTGTCATGCTGGATAACGCAAgtgctgcaaaaataaaaactatccCTCTGTCAAATGACACTGTTGCTAGACGTATAAATGACATTGCTGACGATCTTAAAGAACAGCTGGTAGAAAAACTCAAAGATAAACGTTTTGCCTTACAATTTGATGAAGCAATTGACAGCAACAAAGACTGTTTGTTTATTGCTTATGTACgttttgaaatgacaaattccCTGTGTGAGGATctacttttttgtaaatatgtcaGAGACAGAGCCACAGCCGAAGAGCTATTCAAAATGCTAGACTGCTTCCTGACTGAGAATGGGCTAAAGTGGGAGAACTGCATTGGTGTTTGCAGTGATGGTGCACAGACCATGGCAGGGATGAGAAAAGAACTTCAGACTCTCATAAAGAAGGCTTCACCTAATGCTGAGTGGACACACTGTATTTTACATAGAGAGGCACTGGCATCAAGGCACCTTTCCTCTGAATTAAGTGAGGTTATGACTGACATTGTAGGAGTAGTCAATTTAATAAAGACCAGACCACTAAAAACAAGAGTTTTCTCTGCTATCTGTGAGGAGATGGGAGCTGAACATCAAGCTGTGCTGTTTCACAGTGAAGCAAGGTGGCTGTCACGAGGAAAAGTGTTATCCCGAGTTTTTGAGGTCAGAGAAGACATAAGAATGTTTTTGGAGCAGGAGCACAAGTATGAAGTTGCAAGAAAGTTTAGTGATGAGAACTTTCTGATGAAACTTGCTTACCTGAGTGACATATTTGGAAAGCTCAATGAACTAAATCTACAGCTTCTAGGGAAAAATCAACATCTCCCTCAGGTCACAGACAAGATCAACTCTTTCACTCGAAAGCTTGCAATGTGGGGCAGGCGACTTGATGAAGGAAATACGGTGTCATTTGAGAACTTGCAGGAATTTGTTGACACTACTGACTATGATGTCACCTCAGTGGTTCCATATTTTAAGCAGCATATTTCATCACTGATGGGATTCTTTACAAAGTACTTCCCTAAAAACAGTTCCCAGTATGACTGGGTGAGAGATCCTTTTAATGCACCAGCTCCAACTGGTTTTAGCCTTGCAGAGAAGGAGCAGTTCATAGAAATCACATCTGACTCCATATTGAGACTAAGTTTCACATCCCAGACACTGAGTGAATTCTGGCTGAATGTGGAGAAGCAATATCCACTCTTAGGACAAAGAGCTGTGCACATTCTTCTTCCATTTGCAACTTCTTACTTGTGTGAGACTGGCT
Above is a window of Polypterus senegalus isolate Bchr_013 chromosome 2, ASM1683550v1, whole genome shotgun sequence DNA encoding:
- the LOC120524374 gene encoding zinc finger BED domain-containing protein 5-like yields the protein MVSVMLDNASAAKIKTIPLSNDTVARRINDIADDLKEQLVEKLKDKRFALQFDEAIDSNKDCLFIAYVRFEMTNSLCEDLLFCKYVRDRATAEELFKMLDCFLTENGLKWENCIGVCSDGAQTMAGMRKELQTLIKKASPNAEWTHCILHREALASRHLSSELSEVMTDIVGVVNLIKTRPLKTRVFSAICEEMGAEHQAVLFHSEARWLSRGKVLSRVFEVREDIRMFLEQEHKYEVARKFSDENFLMKLAYLSDIFGKLNELNLQLLGKNQHLPQVTDKINSFTRKLAMWGRRLDEGNTVSFENLQEFVDTTDYDVTSVVPYFKQHISSLMGFFTKYFPKNSSQYDWVRDPFNAPAPTGFSLAEKEQFIEITSDSILRLSFTSQTLSEFWLNVEKQYPLLGQRAVHILLPFATSYLCETGFSAVAALKSKYRSRLHFEKELRVAVSCFKPRFEKLCIAKCAHCSH